A part of Pectobacterium cacticida genomic DNA contains:
- a CDS encoding energy transducer TonB, producing MTAQTSKYDTIKPATSMRWGSASLLALALHAALVIWMSYRTRDPSVAAPPTAIMLMVADSVQSTLNHQDVPVGPQQMLSMPQDAAVQPEKMTQDAPPLAPAPRPIISAAHNEKPQKKVPKIKPKERQKPVQQATPQEAVAPLEKPPAPATSAPLSGNSSKVAAPYNSDAAQMRHGVADWSSQLLAHLSRYKRYPVRAIQQRLQGVAQVRVTLDRAGNVLAVSLASSSGAMPLDKESVSLPQRAQPLPAPPAEVIGDNAQLTLTIPIRFDLRDVRR from the coding sequence ATGACAGCCCAGACGTCGAAATACGATACGATTAAACCCGCTACGTCAATGCGTTGGGGAAGCGCCTCACTGCTGGCGCTGGCGTTACACGCTGCTCTGGTTATCTGGATGAGTTACCGGACTCGGGATCCCTCAGTAGCGGCCCCACCGACTGCGATAATGTTAATGGTTGCGGATAGCGTGCAATCTACTCTCAATCATCAGGATGTGCCTGTTGGCCCGCAGCAGATGTTGTCTATGCCGCAGGACGCGGCGGTTCAACCGGAAAAAATGACACAAGATGCGCCGCCGCTTGCGCCCGCGCCGCGGCCGATTATTTCGGCGGCGCACAACGAAAAACCCCAGAAAAAAGTACCGAAAATAAAGCCGAAGGAAAGGCAAAAACCGGTGCAACAGGCGACGCCGCAGGAAGCGGTTGCGCCGTTGGAAAAACCGCCGGCTCCTGCCACCAGCGCTCCGTTATCGGGCAACAGCTCAAAAGTTGCCGCACCGTATAACAGCGATGCGGCGCAGATGCGTCACGGCGTCGCCGACTGGAGCAGTCAGCTACTGGCGCATCTGAGCCGCTATAAGCGCTACCCTGTACGGGCGATTCAGCAGAGATTGCAGGGCGTTGCTCAGGTTCGCGTGACGTTGGATCGCGCGGGGAATGTGCTAGCCGTCTCGTTAGCCAGCAGTAGCGGCGCGATGCCGTTGGATAAGGAGTCGGTCTCTTTGCCGCAACGCGCCCAACCTCTGCCTGCGCCGCCAGCAGAGGTGATAGGAGACAATGCGCAACTCACTCTCACCATTCCCATTCGTTTTGATTTACGCGACGTGCGTCGCTAA
- a CDS encoding FecR domain-containing protein, with protein MNERTFYRDRQGQSIQPDSAREAVAWLTQLMSDNVTEQDRREWLCWRESSTDNEQAWQHIESVCANLGKLNARAAHQSLSTLNDNIPRRSVLKALAVLCVVGGAGVAGARTDLWQSLTADYHTQVGEQRQVALNDGTLLLLNTQTALNVAYGDDLRQLALIRGEVLIETGQAEKATKHPRPFMVITPQGKVEALGTRFSLRVEDDHTQVAVYDGAVRLYPQLADKDDRVVKRGQTALFTAQRCGQVATVQAEPAWVKGQLLADNQRLADFVNELSRYRHGVIHCQSEVANLRFSGVFPLSDTDNILAALVEALPVQVRYFSRYWVQIAAR; from the coding sequence ATGAACGAGCGCACTTTTTATCGTGACAGGCAGGGGCAGTCGATTCAGCCAGATAGCGCGCGTGAAGCGGTAGCCTGGCTGACCCAGTTAATGTCTGACAACGTGACGGAACAGGATCGCCGCGAGTGGCTGTGTTGGCGGGAATCTTCGACAGATAACGAACAGGCGTGGCAGCACATCGAATCTGTGTGCGCCAATTTAGGGAAATTGAACGCGCGAGCAGCGCACCAGAGCCTCTCGACGCTTAATGACAACATACCGCGCCGTAGCGTGCTCAAGGCACTCGCTGTTCTCTGTGTGGTCGGAGGCGCTGGCGTGGCTGGCGCGCGCACCGATCTCTGGCAGTCATTGACGGCGGATTATCACACGCAAGTGGGTGAACAGCGGCAAGTGGCGCTAAACGATGGCACGTTGTTGCTACTAAATACCCAAACGGCACTGAACGTGGCCTATGGCGATGATCTACGTCAGCTTGCGTTGATTCGCGGTGAAGTGCTGATCGAAACCGGTCAGGCAGAGAAAGCGACAAAGCATCCACGTCCCTTTATGGTCATAACGCCGCAAGGAAAGGTTGAGGCGCTAGGCACGCGTTTCAGCCTACGCGTAGAGGATGACCATACTCAGGTCGCGGTATATGACGGCGCAGTAAGGCTGTATCCGCAGTTGGCCGATAAGGATGATCGCGTGGTAAAACGGGGGCAAACAGCGCTATTTACCGCGCAACGCTGTGGTCAGGTGGCAACGGTGCAGGCTGAGCCCGCGTGGGTGAAAGGGCAACTGCTGGCAGATAATCAACGTTTGGCGGATTTTGTTAATGAACTGAGCCGCTATCGTCATGGCGTGATTCATTGTCAGTCGGAGGTTGCAAACCTGCGATTTTCCGGCGTTTTCCCGCTGTCGGATACCGATAATATTTTAGCTGCGCTCGTAGAGGCGCTTCCTGTGCAAGTACGTTATTTTTCTCGCTACTGGGTTCAGATTGCTGCGCGATAA
- a CDS encoding sigma-70 family RNA polymerase sigma factor: MVRKATASVNDFAQQLYFEHHRWLYNWLRHKLGCPQHAEDLAQDTFLNVLMNPQLLTIRQPRPFLATVARRLVANHYRRKKIEEAYLDVLSAQPDACMPSPETRLLTLEILEQLDAALDGLPAPVREAFLLAHLHGMRYSDIAERLRVSSSSVKQYLQRANLQCFFALPL; the protein is encoded by the coding sequence ATGGTGAGGAAAGCAACGGCCAGCGTGAATGACTTTGCCCAGCAACTCTATTTCGAGCATCACCGCTGGCTGTATAATTGGCTACGCCATAAACTGGGCTGCCCTCAGCACGCAGAGGATTTGGCGCAGGATACCTTCCTTAACGTGTTGATGAATCCGCAACTACTCACGATTCGCCAGCCGCGTCCGTTTCTGGCTACCGTGGCGCGCCGTTTGGTCGCTAATCATTACCGCCGTAAAAAGATTGAAGAGGCTTATCTGGATGTGCTGAGCGCACAGCCTGATGCCTGCATGCCCTCCCCAGAAACACGTCTGCTTACCCTCGAAATTCTTGAACAGCTTGATGCCGCGCTGGACGGCCTGCCCGCACCGGTTAGAGAAGCCTTCCTGCTCGCGCATTTGCACGGTATGCGCTACAGCGATATTGCTGAACGTTTACGCGTTTCCAGCAGTTCGGTGAAACAGTATTTGCAACGCGCCAACCTCCAATGTTTCTTTGCGCTGCCGCTATGA
- a CDS encoding TonB-dependent receptor, protein MTINTHESVHKPVLTAARAVHWALSVGLSLGTVGMTSAAEMASAASAPTIPFAIPAGPLGNTLQAIASRANVILTFSPDQTQNKTSANVQGTYTVQGAFAAALAGTGLSAIPTATGYRLEATLVAEGNDGSLTIPTLSVVGGTSDSAAAGRSVLRQRDIDRVQADNIAGLLDKLPGVAMAGSPRPGGQSLNIWGMGDMEDVNVVLDGAPKGFEKYRQGSVFIEPELIKRIDVDKGPHDIRSGNGGFGGTIQVETKDASDLLLPGENFGGMAKYSYHTNDRQNVYSGALYGRTEGGMADGLLYMSKRDGDNIERPDGTRFAYSTSDMASYLLKTNVYLTDEQMLTLSAMRSESNGWQPFAAKRDDMTAPSQSDVDRYGWEEAWRRKLVYRDQVDKNYSLKWNIAPQDQPWLNLTASFATSKTEQHDRRSDLASQSSYLGTLGNESWISYKDRLAEISNESQFTTGPLDHKLLVGMRWHQHKRNTLMYYPRERTNAEYHYGYFQPYYMPSGDQETRSFYVQDAMTLGSVTITPGVRYDHVTNSAQPNIAPRYNSSNPAAGHDYRSVTYTGWSPRIGALWKATENLSLFADVSRTWRAPVVDEQYEVQSATSSVPGTSRDLQVESIKGVRLGAILDFNQLMLEDDSLQIRTTLFRNRGKNEIFKRTGVYCKASSQTGSNSSCAGPLSVYRNLPGYTIEGVEIESFYDSRWLFGSLSFSSMRGERDASPRDPWGNKTWLADIPPTTAHATLGTKIPRLDMAVGWTGDFVRKQDRSPTDGDPKASGWALPKTKGYVLHGLFASWQPQSIKGFEARVTVDNLLNTDYHPYLGESVSGVGRNVKISVLQRF, encoded by the coding sequence ATGACAATAAATACGCATGAGAGCGTACATAAGCCCGTTTTGACAGCCGCGCGAGCGGTTCATTGGGCGCTTAGCGTGGGCTTAAGTCTTGGAACGGTGGGAATGACGTCGGCGGCGGAGATGGCGAGCGCGGCGTCAGCACCAACAATACCTTTTGCTATTCCCGCAGGGCCGCTAGGGAACACATTGCAGGCTATCGCCAGCCGTGCCAACGTCATTCTCACTTTTTCTCCCGATCAAACGCAGAATAAAACCAGCGCTAACGTGCAAGGAACCTATACCGTTCAGGGAGCCTTCGCCGCCGCACTGGCGGGAACGGGGCTCAGCGCGATACCGACGGCTACGGGCTATCGGCTTGAAGCCACGTTAGTCGCTGAAGGAAATGACGGCAGCCTAACGATCCCAACGCTTTCGGTGGTCGGCGGCACGTCAGACAGCGCCGCAGCGGGGCGTTCCGTGTTGCGTCAGCGCGATATCGATCGCGTACAGGCGGACAATATCGCCGGACTGCTTGATAAACTGCCCGGCGTGGCGATGGCGGGATCGCCGCGTCCTGGCGGTCAAAGCCTGAACATCTGGGGGATGGGCGATATGGAAGATGTCAACGTCGTGCTGGACGGCGCGCCCAAAGGTTTTGAGAAATACCGCCAGGGCTCGGTGTTTATCGAACCTGAGCTAATCAAACGTATAGATGTTGATAAAGGGCCGCATGATATTCGCAGCGGCAACGGCGGTTTCGGCGGGACTATTCAGGTGGAAACCAAAGACGCGAGTGATTTGCTGCTGCCGGGTGAAAATTTCGGCGGTATGGCAAAGTACAGTTATCACACCAACGATCGGCAAAATGTCTACAGCGGTGCGTTGTATGGGCGTACTGAAGGCGGGATGGCTGACGGGCTGCTCTACATGAGTAAACGCGATGGTGACAACATTGAACGCCCTGACGGCACGCGCTTTGCCTACTCAACCAGTGATATGGCGTCTTACCTATTAAAGACTAACGTCTATTTAACGGATGAGCAGATGTTGACGCTCTCCGCCATGCGTTCCGAATCCAACGGCTGGCAGCCGTTTGCCGCTAAACGCGACGATATGACCGCGCCGTCACAAAGTGATGTAGACCGCTACGGCTGGGAAGAGGCGTGGCGACGTAAGCTGGTTTATCGTGATCAGGTGGATAAGAATTACTCGTTGAAATGGAATATCGCGCCGCAAGATCAACCCTGGCTGAACCTGACGGCCTCGTTCGCCACTTCAAAGACCGAACAGCATGACCGCCGTTCTGATTTGGCATCTCAAAGCAGCTATTTGGGAACGCTGGGTAACGAAAGTTGGATTAGCTATAAAGATCGGTTGGCGGAAATCAGTAATGAAAGCCAATTCACTACCGGCCCGCTCGATCATAAATTGCTGGTGGGGATGCGCTGGCACCAGCATAAGCGTAATACGCTCATGTATTACCCAAGAGAACGTACCAACGCCGAATACCATTATGGTTATTTCCAACCTTACTATATGCCATCGGGCGATCAGGAAACGCGTAGCTTTTATGTGCAGGATGCCATGACGCTCGGCAGCGTGACGATTACGCCGGGCGTGCGTTATGACCACGTAACTAATTCGGCGCAACCCAACATCGCCCCGCGTTATAACAGTAGCAACCCGGCGGCAGGGCATGACTACCGCAGTGTGACCTACACCGGCTGGTCGCCGCGCATTGGCGCGTTATGGAAGGCGACGGAGAATCTGTCACTGTTTGCCGATGTTAGCCGAACCTGGCGCGCGCCGGTCGTCGATGAACAATATGAAGTGCAGTCCGCTACGTCAAGCGTGCCGGGAACCAGTCGAGATCTGCAAGTGGAAAGCATCAAAGGGGTGCGTCTGGGCGCTATCCTGGATTTCAATCAGCTGATGCTGGAAGACGATAGCCTGCAAATCCGCACCACGCTGTTCCGCAACCGTGGCAAAAATGAAATCTTCAAACGCACGGGGGTTTATTGCAAGGCATCTTCCCAAACGGGCAGCAATTCATCCTGCGCCGGGCCGTTGTCGGTTTATCGCAACCTGCCGGGATATACAATCGAAGGGGTTGAAATCGAATCTTTCTATGACAGCCGTTGGCTGTTTGGCAGCCTGTCATTCTCCTCAATGCGGGGCGAACGCGATGCATCGCCGCGTGACCCGTGGGGCAATAAAACCTGGCTAGCTGACATCCCGCCAACCACGGCGCACGCGACGCTGGGCACCAAAATTCCGCGTCTGGATATGGCGGTAGGTTGGACGGGCGACTTTGTACGCAAGCAGGATAGGTCGCCAACTGATGGCGACCCGAAAGCGTCAGGTTGGGCGTTGCCGAAAACGAAAGGCTATGTGTTGCATGGTCTATTCGCCAGTTGGCAACCACAGTCGATAAAAGGCTTTGAGGCACGGGTGACGGTCGATAACCTGCTGAACACCGATTATCACCCGTATCTGGGCGAATCTGTATCCGGTGTGGGGCGTAATGTAAAAATCAGTGTGTTGCAACGTTTTTGA
- the prlC gene encoding oligopeptidase A, giving the protein MTNPLLAPFTLPPFSRIKTEDIVPAVKAALDDCRETVERVVAQQGPFTWDNLCQPLADSDDRLSRIFSPIGHLNAVKNSPELRSAYEQCLPLLSEHNTWVGQHAGLYQAYRSLRDGEHYAALSVAQKKSVDNALRDFELSGIGLSQEKQQRYGEISARLSELGSQFSNNVLDATMGWSKLITDVTELEGMPESALAAAKAQAEAKGQEGWLLTLDIPSYLPVMTYCANQALREEMYRAYGTRASDQGPNAGKWDNSEIMAEALALRHELAQLLGFDSYAHKSLATKMAENPQQVLDFLTDLAKRARPQAQEELSQLRAFAKAHYGVEELQPWDITYYSELQKQHLYSISDEQLRPYFPENRVINGLFEVVNRIYGITAKERKDIDVWHPEVRFFDLFDDSGELRGSFYLDLYAREHKRGGAWMDDCVGKLRKGNGELQKPVAYLVCNFNRPVNGKPALFTHDEVTTLFHEFGHGLHHMLTQIDTAGVAGINGVPWDAVELPSQFMENWCWEPEALAFISGHYETGEPLPQELLNKMLAAKNYQAALFILRQLEFALFDFRLHAEFDPAKGAQILPTLAEVKAQVAVVPSPSWGRFPHAFSHIFAGGYAAGYYSYLWADVLAADAYSRFEEEGIFNRETGQSFLDNILTRGGSEAPMELFKRFRGREPRLDAMLAHYGIKG; this is encoded by the coding sequence ATGACGAATCCATTACTGGCCCCATTTACCCTTCCCCCGTTCTCTCGCATCAAAACGGAAGATATCGTTCCGGCTGTGAAAGCGGCGCTGGATGATTGCCGCGAGACGGTAGAACGTGTGGTCGCGCAACAGGGGCCGTTTACCTGGGACAATCTGTGCCAACCGCTGGCAGACAGCGACGATAGACTTAGTCGCATCTTCTCGCCTATCGGCCACTTGAACGCCGTGAAAAACAGCCCGGAATTGCGCAGCGCTTATGAACAGTGTCTGCCATTACTCTCCGAACACAACACCTGGGTAGGTCAACATGCCGGCCTGTATCAGGCTTACCGCAGCCTGCGTGACGGTGAGCATTACGCCGCGCTGAGCGTGGCACAGAAGAAATCCGTTGATAATGCGCTGCGCGACTTTGAACTGTCCGGTATCGGCCTATCGCAGGAAAAACAACAACGCTATGGGGAAATTTCCGCGCGTCTATCCGAGTTGGGATCGCAGTTCAGCAACAACGTGCTGGATGCCACCATGGGCTGGAGCAAACTGATTACCGACGTCACCGAACTGGAAGGTATGCCGGAAAGCGCGCTGGCGGCGGCCAAAGCACAGGCCGAAGCCAAAGGGCAAGAAGGCTGGCTGTTGACGCTGGATATTCCGAGCTATCTGCCCGTTATGACGTACTGCGCGAATCAGGCGCTGCGCGAAGAAATGTATCGCGCCTACGGCACACGCGCCTCCGATCAGGGCCCGAACGCCGGCAAGTGGGACAACAGCGAGATCATGGCGGAAGCACTGGCACTGCGCCATGAGCTGGCACAGCTACTGGGCTTTGATAGCTATGCACACAAATCCCTGGCGACCAAAATGGCGGAAAACCCACAACAGGTTCTCGACTTCCTGACCGATTTGGCCAAACGCGCCCGCCCGCAGGCGCAAGAAGAACTTTCTCAACTCCGTGCCTTCGCTAAAGCACATTACGGCGTGGAGGAGTTGCAGCCTTGGGATATCACTTACTACAGCGAACTGCAGAAGCAACATCTGTACTCCATCAGTGATGAACAACTGCGCCCGTACTTCCCTGAGAACCGTGTGATCAACGGTCTGTTCGAAGTGGTTAACCGTATCTATGGTATTACCGCTAAAGAGCGTAAAGACATTGATGTCTGGCATCCCGAGGTTCGCTTCTTCGACCTATTCGATGACAGTGGCGAGCTGCGTGGCAGTTTCTACCTCGATTTGTATGCGCGCGAACATAAACGCGGCGGAGCCTGGATGGACGATTGCGTAGGAAAACTGCGCAAAGGGAACGGCGAATTGCAAAAACCGGTTGCCTATCTGGTGTGTAATTTCAACCGTCCCGTCAACGGGAAACCGGCCCTGTTCACCCATGATGAAGTCACAACGCTGTTCCACGAATTCGGTCATGGCCTACACCACATGCTGACCCAAATCGATACCGCTGGTGTCGCGGGCATCAATGGCGTGCCGTGGGATGCGGTCGAACTACCGAGCCAGTTTATGGAAAACTGGTGCTGGGAGCCTGAAGCGCTGGCCTTTATTTCCGGTCACTACGAAACTGGCGAACCATTACCGCAGGAACTGCTCAATAAGATGCTGGCGGCGAAGAATTATCAGGCGGCGTTGTTCATTCTGCGCCAATTAGAGTTCGCGCTGTTCGATTTCCGTCTACATGCCGAGTTTGATCCGGCAAAAGGCGCTCAGATTCTGCCAACGCTGGCCGAAGTCAAAGCACAGGTGGCCGTGGTGCCAAGCCCTAGCTGGGGCCGCTTCCCGCACGCTTTCAGCCACATCTTCGCGGGCGGCTATGCCGCAGGTTACTACAGCTATCTGTGGGCCGACGTGCTGGCGGCCGATGCGTACTCCCGTTTTGAAGAAGAGGGCATCTTCAATCGTGAGACAGGTCAGTCATTCCTGGATAACATCCTGACGCGTGGCGGTTCCGAAGCACCGATGGAACTGTTCAAACGGTTCCGTGGCCGCGAACCGCGGTTGGATGCCATGTTGGCGCATTACGGCATCAAAGGATGA
- the rsmJ gene encoding 16S rRNA (guanine(1516)-N(2))-methyltransferase RsmJ, with protein MSICLIAEEGADESALSLLAARWGLVSDPAAVMALVLTAERLELRKRDEPKLGAICVDFVAGTMAHRRRFGGGRGEAVAKAVGIKKTYLPDVVDATAGLGRDAFILAALGCKVRMVERNPVVAALLDDGLQRGYRDTEIGTWLRERLVLLHASSVTALREITPPPDVVYLDPMFPHKQKRALVKKEMRVFQSLVGADDDADALLAPARALAKKRVVVKRPDYAPPLAGVPAQSMLATKNHRFDFYLPL; from the coding sequence ATGAGCATCTGCTTAATCGCAGAAGAAGGCGCCGATGAAAGCGCCTTATCTTTACTGGCCGCGCGCTGGGGATTGGTTTCCGATCCCGCCGCGGTGATGGCGCTGGTGCTCACCGCGGAACGTCTGGAACTGCGTAAGCGAGACGAACCCAAACTCGGCGCTATCTGTGTTGATTTTGTTGCCGGGACAATGGCGCACCGCCGTCGCTTTGGCGGCGGACGCGGCGAGGCCGTCGCTAAAGCCGTCGGGATCAAAAAAACGTATCTACCGGATGTCGTGGATGCGACAGCCGGGTTAGGGCGCGATGCCTTTATATTGGCGGCATTAGGTTGCAAGGTACGGATGGTGGAGCGCAATCCGGTGGTGGCGGCATTATTAGACGATGGGCTGCAACGCGGCTACCGGGACACAGAAATCGGCACGTGGTTACGGGAGCGGCTGGTTTTGTTGCACGCGTCAAGCGTGACCGCGCTGCGTGAGATTACGCCGCCGCCAGATGTGGTTTATCTCGATCCCATGTTCCCACATAAGCAAAAGCGAGCGCTGGTAAAGAAAGAGATGCGGGTTTTTCAATCGCTGGTGGGCGCGGATGATGATGCCGACGCCTTGCTGGCACCCGCGCGCGCACTGGCGAAAAAACGTGTCGTGGTTAAACGCCCTGACTACGCACCGCCGCTGGCGGGCGTACCCGCCCAATCGATGTTAGCAACGAAGAACCACCGCTTCGATTTCTACCTTCCCCTCTGA
- the gdhA gene encoding NADP-specific glutamate dehydrogenase, with protein MAQIVSLASFLNAVQQRDPHQPEFLQAVNEVFSTLWPFLEQNPHYADYSLLERLVEPERAIQFRVAWTDDKGHVQVNRAWRVQFSSAIGPYKGGMRFHPSVNLSILKFLGFEQTFKNALTTLPMGGGKGGSDFDPKGKSQGEIMRFCQALMTELYRHLGADTDVPAGDIGVGGREVGFMTGMMKKLTNNTACVFTGKGLSFGGSLIRPEATGYGLVYFADAMLKRHGLGFEGMRVAVSGSGNVAQYAIEKAMALGARVITASDSNGTVVDESGFTPEKLALLEEIKNQRYGRVEDYAREAKLAYLAGKTPWDVPVDIALPCATQNELDLPAAQTLIANGVKAVAEGANMPTTIPATDAFLDAGVLFAPGKAANAGGVATSGLEMAQNAARLSWAADKVDESLRHIMLEIHNACVQYGGEGKQTHYVRGANIAGFVKVADAMLAQGVV; from the coding sequence ATGGCACAAATCGTATCCCTGGCGAGTTTTCTTAACGCGGTTCAACAACGCGATCCGCATCAGCCCGAATTTCTGCAAGCCGTAAACGAAGTTTTTTCCACTCTATGGCCTTTCTTAGAACAAAACCCCCACTATGCGGATTACAGCCTGCTGGAACGATTGGTCGAACCTGAACGCGCTATTCAGTTCCGCGTGGCGTGGACTGATGATAAAGGCCATGTACAGGTGAACCGCGCCTGGCGTGTCCAGTTCAGTTCCGCGATCGGGCCATATAAGGGCGGGATGCGTTTCCATCCGTCCGTTAATCTGTCGATACTGAAGTTCCTTGGGTTTGAGCAGACGTTTAAAAATGCGTTGACGACACTCCCCATGGGCGGCGGCAAAGGTGGCTCGGACTTTGATCCGAAAGGGAAAAGTCAGGGCGAAATCATGCGGTTTTGTCAGGCGCTAATGACGGAGCTGTATCGTCACCTGGGCGCGGATACCGATGTTCCGGCGGGCGACATTGGCGTGGGCGGGCGCGAAGTGGGTTTCATGACCGGGATGATGAAAAAACTCACGAATAACACTGCCTGCGTCTTCACCGGAAAAGGGCTGTCGTTTGGCGGTAGCCTGATTCGTCCGGAAGCGACAGGCTACGGTCTGGTTTACTTCGCCGATGCGATGCTGAAGCGCCACGGTCTGGGCTTTGAAGGAATGCGTGTGGCGGTGTCCGGCTCGGGTAATGTGGCGCAATATGCGATTGAAAAAGCGATGGCGCTGGGCGCGCGGGTGATCACCGCGTCCGATTCTAACGGTACGGTCGTGGATGAAAGCGGGTTTACCCCGGAAAAACTGGCGCTACTGGAAGAGATTAAAAATCAACGCTATGGCCGTGTGGAAGATTATGCGCGTGAAGCAAAGCTCGCCTACCTGGCGGGTAAAACACCGTGGGATGTGCCGGTAGATATCGCGCTGCCATGCGCCACGCAGAATGAGCTGGATTTACCCGCGGCGCAGACGCTGATCGCTAACGGAGTCAAAGCGGTGGCCGAAGGCGCCAATATGCCGACCACGATCCCGGCAACTGACGCGTTTCTGGATGCGGGCGTGCTGTTCGCACCGGGGAAAGCGGCTAACGCCGGTGGCGTGGCGACATCTGGGTTGGAAATGGCGCAAAATGCCGCCCGCTTAAGTTGGGCGGCGGATAAGGTCGATGAAAGTTTGCGCCACATCATGCTAGAAATTCACAATGCCTGCGTGCAGTACGGCGGTGAAGGCAAACAGACGCACTACGTGCGCGGCGCCAATATTGCGGGGTTTGTCAAAGTGGCTGACGCGATGCTGGCGCAAGGCGTTGTATAA
- the uspA gene encoding universal stress protein UspA — MAYKHILIAVDLSPESKVLVEKAVSMAKPYNAKVSLIHVDVNYSDLYTGLIDVNLGDMQQRISEETQNALKDLSQNAGYPISETLSGSGDLGQVLVDAIRKYDVDLVMCGHHQDFWSKLMSSARQLINTVHIDMLIVPLRDDEDE; from the coding sequence ATGGCTTACAAACACATCCTTATTGCTGTTGATCTTTCCCCAGAAAGCAAAGTGTTAGTGGAAAAAGCCGTTTCAATGGCAAAACCGTACAACGCGAAGGTCTCGTTAATTCATGTTGATGTCAATTACTCCGACCTCTATACGGGGCTTATTGATGTTAATCTGGGCGACATGCAACAGCGTATTTCCGAAGAGACGCAGAATGCATTGAAGGATCTATCACAAAACGCCGGCTATCCCATCAGTGAGACGCTGAGTGGTAGTGGTGATTTAGGTCAGGTACTGGTTGATGCGATCAGGAAATATGATGTCGATCTTGTGATGTGTGGCCACCATCAGGACTTCTGGAGCAAACTGATGTCTTCGGCGCGCCAACTGATTAATACCGTCCATATTGATATGCTCATCGTGCCATTGCGTGATGATGAAGACGAATAA
- the uspB gene encoding universal stress protein UspB, translating into MISTFALFWALCIVCIINMARYYSSLRVLLLILRDCDPLLYQYVDGGGFFTSHGQPSKQMRLMRYLYTQRYLDHHDPEFIRRCERVRGQFLLTTALFGLIVISLVAMAIGY; encoded by the coding sequence ATGATTAGTACATTTGCACTTTTCTGGGCCCTATGTATTGTCTGCATCATTAACATGGCGAGATACTACTCTTCGTTACGCGTGTTACTGCTAATCTTACGTGACTGCGACCCTTTACTTTATCAATACGTCGATGGCGGCGGGTTCTTTACGTCACACGGCCAACCAAGTAAACAAATGCGATTGATGCGCTACCTCTACACACAGCGCTATCTTGACCATCATGACCCGGAATTTATCCGCCGCTGTGAGCGGGTACGGGGACAATTCTTGCTCACAACCGCCCTGTTTGGCCTGATTGTCATTAGTCTGGTCGCCATGGCCATCGGGTATTGA